The following coding sequences are from one Polynucleobacter sp. JS-JIR-II-50 window:
- a CDS encoding LysR substrate-binding domain-containing protein, whose protein sequence is MLNEELTLRKLEVLCSFIRTGSLSKTAEELHLSSVSIHKALHSLESGIGCALFVKDGRQLKALPAAIYLAEASADLLADVDRVLKKTRAKAGVESGQIRLGSMYSLTANIIPRVIMGTKIRRPDLDIDLYLGSNEDLMKRLSEGNVDAVVMAVPTRDLPEGVQVVPLFEDQLFLASSKNNKPAEANIDLSKYRNEKFLTLQDGFATTSGFYEAFQLAGFAPNVVMKVGDIFSLMNMVSGDLGRSLLPGRVKALMGDAIEFTPLLPKYQATQHIALMYLQANESNPNILALAAETRMLHRNNS, encoded by the coding sequence ATGCTAAATGAAGAGCTGACACTTCGAAAATTAGAGGTGCTGTGCTCGTTTATTCGAACCGGCAGCCTTTCTAAAACAGCGGAAGAGTTGCACTTAAGTTCAGTCAGCATTCACAAGGCATTGCATTCTCTGGAATCCGGAATAGGGTGCGCTCTATTTGTAAAAGATGGACGTCAGTTAAAAGCTTTGCCTGCAGCTATTTATTTGGCTGAAGCAAGTGCGGATTTACTAGCAGATGTAGACCGCGTCCTGAAAAAGACCAGAGCCAAAGCCGGGGTCGAAAGCGGGCAAATCCGCCTAGGCTCCATGTACTCTTTGACGGCCAACATTATTCCTAGAGTCATCATGGGCACCAAAATCCGCAGACCTGACTTAGATATTGATTTATATCTGGGATCTAATGAGGACTTGATGAAGAGGCTCAGCGAGGGAAATGTAGATGCAGTAGTCATGGCAGTTCCTACAAGAGATCTTCCGGAGGGTGTCCAGGTAGTCCCTCTTTTTGAGGATCAGTTATTTTTGGCTTCCTCAAAAAACAATAAGCCAGCCGAAGCCAATATTGATTTATCCAAGTACCGGAATGAGAAATTTCTGACCCTTCAGGATGGTTTTGCCACCACCTCAGGGTTTTATGAAGCTTTCCAGTTAGCTGGTTTTGCCCCCAATGTGGTTATGAAGGTAGGGGATATCTTTTCTCTCATGAATATGGTTTCAGGGGACCTGGGAAGATCTTTGTTGCCTGGTCGGGTGAAGGCTTTAATGGGTGATGCGATTGAATTTACCCCTTTATTGCCAAAATATCAGGCAACCCAACATATTGCCCTAATGTACCTCCAGGCTAATGAATCGAACCCCAATATCCTCGCTTTAGCGGCTGAAACCCGTATGTTGCATCGCAATAATTCCTAA